In Exiguobacterium acetylicum, the genomic stretch CCGTTGCCGAGATGCGCGTGAAGCGATCGCGGAGTTCCTTGATTTTCGTCAGTGTCTCTTCGAGCTTATCGTTGTACCGGACGACCGTGACGTTGTCCGTCATGATTTCTCCAAGCTCACGGTGGATTTGATACGCGTTTTCCGTACCTTCCATGGATAAGATATCGTTGAAGCGGTTGATCTCTTCGATCTTATGCGCTTCGACGACGTCCTCGCTCATCTCATGAACCGATGTCTCGAGTTCATTCATATAAGCGATGGCTGATGGTCCGGCGACCATTCCGCCGTATACCGCTGAGAGAAGTGAATTCGCTCCGAGACGGTTACCACCATGCATCGAATAATCACATTCACCAGCTGCGAACAATCCAGGGATGTTCGTCATCTGATCGTAGTCGACCCATAGTCCACCCATTGAGTAGTGAACAGCTGGGAAGATCTTCATTGGTACTTTTCGTGGATCATCACCGACGAATTTCTCGTAGATTTCAAGGATCCCACCGAGTTTGACGTCGAGTTCTTTTGCGTCTTTATGTGATAGATCCAGATAGACCATGTTTTCCCCGTTGACGCCGAGTTTTTGATTGACACAGACGTCGAAAATCTCACGTGTCGCGATATCTCGTGGAACAAGGTTTCCGTACGCTGGATATTTCTCTTCGAGGAAATACCAAGGCTTACCGTCTTTATACGTCCAGACGCGACCGCCCTCACCTCGTGCTGATTCACTCATGAGACGTAACTTATCGTCTCCAGGAATCGCTGTCGGGTGAATCTGGATGAATTCACCGTTCGCATAGATCGCACCTTGACGATAGACAGCTGCTGCTGCTTGTCCTGTATTGATGACCGAGTTCGTCGATTTTCCGAAGATGACCCCAGGACCACCTGTCGCGAGGATGACAGAATCCGCAGCAAATGCCTCGATTTCCATCGTCCGGAGGTTTTGACAAACTGCTCCACGACAGATGCCATTGTCATCGATGATGGCGCGAAGGAATTCCCATCCTTCATATTTTTCTACCAAACCTTGCGCTTCGAACTTACGAACCTGTTCATCCAATGCGTACAACAGTTGTTGTCCTGTCGTCGCCCCAGCGTATGCCGTCCGGTGATGCAACGTTCCTCCGAAACGTCGGAAGTCGAGTAAGCCTTCCGGTGTCCGGTTGAACATGACACCCATCCGGTCGAACATATGAATGATCTTTGGTGCTGCTTCCGCCATTTTTTGAACAGGTGGTTGATTTGCGAGGAAGTCCCCACCGTATACCGTGTCATCGAAATGCTGGTACGGTGAATCACCTTCCCCTTTTGTATTGACCGCTCCGTTGATGCCACCTTGTGCACAAACAGAGTGTGAGCGTTTGACGGGTACGAGTGAGAATAACTTAACTGGTACGCCTTGCTCCGCTGCTTTTATCGTAGCCATCAGACCGGCAAGCCCTCCGCCGATGATGACAAGATTCTTGTTCGCCATGTTGTCAGTTCCCCTTTCCTTACAACACGCCTGCAAACGTTAAGATCGAGCGTACGCCTACAAACGATAAACCGATGAATACGAGTGCTGCCACGTAAGACATCGCCCGTTGAGATGCTGGTGACTGCGTGATTCCCCATGTGATGCAGAACGTCCAAAGTCCGTTCGCAAGGTGGAATGTCGTCGCCAAGATCCCGACGATATAAAACGCGAGCATGAATCCATTATCGACGATGTTCTGCATCATGCTTGCATCGACTGGAGTTCCCATCGCAGCGGCAATCCGTGTTTCCCAAACGTGCCACGTGATGAACACGACAAGGAATACACCGCTGAACCGTTGCAGTACATACATCCAGTTCCGGAAGTATGTATAACGCCCTGTGTTCGCAGAACCGGTGAATGCGATGTACACGCCGTAGACGCCATGCAAGATGATCGGAATGAAGATGACAAAGATCTCTAAGAACAATCGATACGGAACGTTCCCCACGAATTCCGCGGCCTTATTGAAGTCTTCCTCACCACGTACGATGAAGTAGTTCGTCGTTAAGTGCGAAAGTAAAAATAACCCGATTGGAATGACGCCGAGCAGTGAGTGTATCTTACGACTCACGAAATCACGATGATTCGCCATCCAAATCCCCCCTTTTGTTTGCCAATCAACCGTTGGCGCATTTTGGTAGAAAAGCGCTTTCATAAGGAAATTCGTCTTTTCATCACTTATTCTACTCCTGTCCTTTTTAGAAGACAACCCGAGCCGTTGCATTTAACTGCAAATTTTTTTAGGAAAACAATGACCGGCAAGAATCATCTCGGTATAATGGTTCACAGATAGGAGTGAATCATGATGGATGCTACACCAAATCAAACACCACTTTTCGGTATCGAATTGATCCGAGATTATGTGCTGACCGATCTTCTCGGATCGGATTATCGGCAAGTCATCTACTGGGCAGGTAAACGTCTAGCGCGTCAATTCCCTGTCGTAGATGAATCTGAATTAGCCTCATTTTTTGAACAAGCAGGTTGGGGAACGCTCGAAATCAGGAAACGTAAAGGAACGGTCATCTCATTCGTGCTGTCTCCTCCTGATACGACGAGAGATGAACGACCACAAGGGTACTTCCAACTCGAAGCGGGGTTCCTCGCTGAACAGTTCTCCCGTTTTAACGGATGTGTCGCGGAAGGATATGCCGAGTTAACTAAAGAGCTCGTTCAAATTACGGTCCAAATCGACCCTAAAGATCCACTTGAACCACTCAAGTGAAATTTACATAGAACGTGACAGGAATCTTAATTTTCAACATCGAAATAGATTCATGAAACCTTTTGCAGTAAGTGCTCGTAAAATCATTCGTACACAAATCGCGAGGAGGAACTTCACATGTTCAAAAAACTAGCAGCAGATTTAACGGGATTCAGTGATATCGGACAAGTCATTCATCCTGATGATTTCGACAAAGCAGCCGCTGACGATTATGTCTTGCATGAAGACGGCGAGAAAATCTATTTCTTGATCAAATCTAAATCTGACGAGTATTGCTTTACGAATCTGGCTTTGATTCACCTCGATGGTGAAAGTGCCGTCAGTTCAAAACGCGTCTTGTATCGCTATCCTTACGCGCACTATCCGATTCGCCACGTCATGTTCGAAACGGCGGGAACGGTCGATCTTGATGTCGAAATTAAATTCGAGATCGGTGGCAAACATTATTCGATCGACGTCGATAAGAAACAACTCGAACATGTGAAGGATCTTTACAAAACACTTCTTGCTATTGCTGAAAAACAGTATGAAGGACAAAAGATGCTCGAGTTCGCAAACAGCTCATTGAATCATTCGGTCACGATTCTCGGCGGACTTCGTCAAGGTGATATGAACGTGCCGCAAACATTCAAAGAGTTGTCTGAACAATCCTTCGAGTGGCTACAAGGTCACTACCATCAGTGGAACCAGCGTGACTTCGGTTCATACTACGAGAAGTACATCAACAACTAATTATTTTAAAATGCCGCCCTCTTCAAGAGGACGGCATTTTTTCATTCTTCATTCGCTTGGCTTAAATATTCAGCGACGGTTTCCGCTAACTTAACAGGTAATCCTGCTTCCGCCAACTGTTCGATCGTTGCGCGTCGCAGGCTGCGCATCGATCCGAAATGACGAATCAACTGCTGGCGTCGTTTCGGTCCGACTCCTGGAATCTCGTCGAGCAAAGAACGGGTCATTCCTTTTGAACGGAGCGAGCGGTGGAACGTGATCGCGAACCGGTGAACCTCATCTTGCATTCGTTGAAGTAGATAAAACGCACTCGAACGCGGACTTAGTTCGACGAGACGGGCATCTTCTCCAAACAACAATTGACTCGTCCGGTGTTTGTCATCTTTTTTTAATGAGCCGACCGGCAGGGATAAGCCGAGTTCATCTTGAATGACTTCTAAAGCAGCATTCAACTGTCCGACTCCTCCGTCAATCAGGACGAGGTCCGGAAGGCGCGCTCCTTCGAGTAACAACCGTCGATAACGCCGACGCACGATTTCCCGCATCGATTCATAGTCGTCCGGTCCTTGAACGGTCCGGATCTTGAACTTTCGGTATTCTTTTTTCAGTGGTTTACCGTCTTCAAAGACGACGAGCGCCGAAACGGCGTCCGCCCCTTGAATGTTCGCGTTATCGATGATCTCGATTCGGGACAATGGATGAACGTCGATCGCATCAGCGAGTTCTTCGACTGCTTGAACGGTCCGTTTCTCATCTTTCGCTAACAACTCGAAACGTTCCGAGATCGCATTTTCAGCATTCTTCGTCGCTAAATCAAGTAATTTCCGTTTTGATCCTCGGACCGGAACGTGAATTTTAATCGAGAGCGCCTCTTTGAGCAACAGCTGATTGACGAGTGGCGGTACATAGACTTCACTTGGTTTGATGTTCTTTTCGTAGAACTGGACGATGAAACTCTCGAGCTCTTCTGCTGGTGTACCGTAAATCGGGAAAAGCGAGACATCACGTTCGATCATCTTTCCACCGCGAAGGAAGAAGACTTGGACACACATCCAACCTTTATCGACATGGATTCCGAATACGTCGCGTGACGTCAAATCCGCTGTGATCATGTTTTGTTTGTTCATGATCGACTCAATCGCCCGTACTTGATCGCGCAATTCTCCGGCACGTTCAAATTCCATCGTTTCGGCAGCGTCCACCATCTTCTGTTTCAAGTCTTCGACAAGCTCTTTCGTGTCGCCCGACAAGAAACGTCGGATTTCTGAAACGAGCGCTTTTTGTTCCGACTCGAGATTCGGGATTTCGCATGGACCGAGACACTGACCGATATGGTAGTACAGACAAAGTTTTTTCGGCATCGGTTGGCATTTACGCAGCGGATATAAACGATCTAACAGACGTTTCGTCTCGTTCGCCGCATACGCATTCGGATAAGGACCAAAATAATGACCACCATCCTTTTTTAACTTACGCGTCGTGATCAAGCGAGGATAGGTCTCATTCGTAATTTTCAAGTACGGATACGACTTATCATCCTTCAACATGATATTGTACTTCGGATCATGTTTCTTAATTAGTGTCATCTCAAGCAACAACGCTTCTAGTTCACTGGCTGTGATGATGTATTCGAAGTCTCGGACTTCCGCGACGAGACGTTCCGTTTTAATATCATGTGCTCCCGTGAAATAGGAGCGGACTCGGTTCTTGAGATTTTTTGCTTTTCCGACATAGATGATTTCGCCGAATTCATTTTTGTGCAGATAACATCCTGGCTCATCAGGCAAAAGGGATAGTTTTGCTTTGATATGTTCTTGATGTCCCAAATAAATGTCTCCTTTCACCGTTTTTAGTTTTATTCGTTCGGGTAAATACCATACATTGATTATGACATACGGAGGATGAAAAATGCGTACATATGATTGCATTGTGATCGGAACAGGTTCCGCTGGAAATCAAGCGGCTTATAAATTCACTGAAAAAGGGCTTCGTGTTGCCATCGTGGAGAACTTCACTCCAGGTGGCACATGCGCACAACGTGGATGTGACGCAAAAAAAATCTTACTGACAGGTAGTGAGACGAAAGACGCTGTCGAGCGATTGCTCGGATACGGTGTAAAGGGTCTGGTTTCGATTGATTGGCGCCAATTGATGGAGCGAAAGAATGAATACACACGCGCCATCCCGGAGCAAACTCGAAAGCGGTACGCGGAAACGGACATCGACTATTTCCATGGAGAACCGCATTTCGTGTCTTCACATCGCCTTCGAATTGGTGAAGAAGAAATCGAAGGGAAACAGTTTTTAATTGCAACCGGTCTAAGACCTCGCGAATTATCTGTACCCGGTAGTGAGCGTTTCATAACAAGTAATGAGTTTCTTGAACTGAAAGAACTTCCACGCCGACTCGTCTGCATCGGTGGCGGTTATATCTCGTTCGAATTCGCCCATCTCGCTCGTATTGCTGGCGCAGACGTCACGATCGTCTTACGTTCTAACGCCTTAAAACAATTCGAGAGCGAATTGGTCGATGTGCTGTTAGAAGCCACACGGGCACTTGGTATCTCGATCATCAAAGAAGCAGAGGTCGTCGCTTACGAAGAGGAATCCCTTCGTTTATCGAACGGTGACGTATTGAAGACGGATGTCGTTTTGAATGCGACTGGACGTGTCGCAAGTATCGATCAGCTTGGTCTCGAAGCCATTGGCGTTGCGCATAATGAAAAAGGAATCCATGTCAATGCGTACCTTCAGTCTTCCGTCGAACATATCTATGCCGCAGGAGATGTTGCTGTCAGCGGGAATCCCGCCTTGACGCCGTTCGCTGGAACCGAAGGACGACTCGCTGCTGATAACATGCTCGAAGGGAACAATCGGAAACTAGAGCTGCTCCCTGTACCTAGCGTCGTATTCACCGCGCCGAACCTCGCCCTCGTCGGTGAGACGGAAGCTGCTTTGAAAAAAGCAGGTATTCCTTATCGTGGTCGCTTGATTGATACGTCCGCTTGGCAAACGAACGCACGGATCAAGGACAGTTTTGCTCGGGCGAAAGTGCTCGTCGGGGAAGATGATCAAGTCCTCGGCGCACACTTCATCGGTGTCAATGCAGCGGAACTAGCAAACTATTTCTCGTTTGCGATGCAACACCGGATTCCAAGTACTTCGATGCAACAGACTGGATTCGCTTACCCGACACCTGCTTCAGACATCGCTTCGTTATTCGAGGATTGACAGGAGGCTTTTGGATGATTCAATACGGCTATACGATTTTATACGTTGAAGACACTACACGGACGCTGGCATTCTATCGAGACGTTCTTGGACTACCCGTCAAGGCGGAGCACGGGAGCTACATCGAGTTCGAGACCGGTCAGACGACACTCGCCTTCAATACGCGTGAAGACGTGCAACAGTTGATTCCGGATTACCCGATACCGAGCGGAAAAACACAACAGACGTTAGAGATTGGTTTCATCACGGATGACGTCCCGACTCTTTTTCAGAAGGTGGTGGAGGCAGGATATGAGACCGTCCTTGCTCCTACCCAAAAACCATGGGGGCAAGTCGTCGCCTATGTCCTCGACCCCGATGGTCACCTGATTGAACTTTGTACGCCAATGTAATCTAAAAAAACAGACCGTTCTGCCTGTGCAGAACGGTCTGTTTTGATATGCAGGAAAGAATTAGTTAGATGTTTCAACGAATTCTTTAAGTGCGTCTTTCGGCATGAAGCCCATTGTTTTGTTGACAGGTTGTCCATCTTTGAAGAGAACGAGTGTCGGGATACTTTGAACTTGGAATGCTCCAGCTACTTCTGGGTTTGCATCTACGTCGACTTTGACGATTTTTACATCTTGCATGTCAGCATCGAGTTCTTCAAGAACAGGTGCGAGCATACGACATGGTCCACACCATGTTGCCCAAAAATCAACAAGGACGAGTCCTTCTTGTGTTTCTTCTTTAAATGATTGGCTAGTTGCGTGTACGATTGCCATTGATCATAACCTCCTAATGAGTAGATCGACCCGGTAAAAAAATGGGTGATCTCTTTATTGATTCGAGTATATCATAGCAGTCTCTTCCAACAAACGAAACTGCTCACGTGAAGAATTCGTAAAAAATAACCGGTACCATCAGCATGGCACCGGTGTATCCACTCATCCGTGAACGAGCATTTTTTTGAATTCAGCTGTCAATAATGGCACGACGTCGAACAAATCTCCGACAATCCCGTAGTCCGCGACCGAGAAGATATTCGCTTCCGGGTCTTTATTGATCGCAACGATGACTTTCGCATTTGACATCCCTGCTAAGTGTTGAATCGCTCCTGAGATCCCGCATGCAATATAAAGATCCGGTGTAACGACTTTACCTGTCTGACCGATTTGAAGTGCATAATCGCAGTAGTCTGCATCACAAGCGCCACGCGAAGCACCGACTGCTCCTCCGAGGACATCTGCTAGTTCTTGTAACGGTGCGAAGCCATCCGAGCTTTTGACGCCTCGTCCACCTGCGACAATGACTTTTGCCTCTGATAAATCAACGCCGCCTGTTGCTTTGCGTACGATGTCTGCGACGATCGTCCGTAAATCCTTCAGATCGACTGTGACCGACTCGACCGTTCCTTGTGAACTACCTGCTTCGAGTGGATCGATGTTGTTCGGACGGACCGTAAAGAGTGTCTTGCCTTCTGCGACTTTGACTTTTTCAAACGCTTTCCCCGAGTAGATCGGGCGGATGAATGACGCATCCGCGCCTTCCCCTTCAATCGCCGTCACGTCACTGATCAAACCGGCTTGCAATTTCGCCGCGATTTTCGGTGATAGATCCTTGCCGAGCGACGTATGTCCGAAGACGAGCACGTCGGGTGACGTCCGGTTCATCAACTCGAGGAAGACTTGTCCGTAACCGTCTGGCGTGTAGTGTAGAAGACGCTCATCCTCGACGACGAGCACCTGGTCCGCTCCGCGTGATGCTAGTGCATCCGCATCCTTTGCGACATCGTGTCCAATCAGGACTGCGATGACTTCGTCAGCGACACGTCGCGCTGCTGCGATTGCCTCAAACGACACATTCCGTAAACTGCCATCCCGTGATTCTGCGAGTACTAATGCTTTTGTCATTCGTTTCTCCCCCTTAGACCACTTTTGCTTCGTTGCGTAATAATGATGCGAGCTGTGCGACTTGCTCGTTCAGTTCACCTTCAAGGATCTTACCGGCTGCTTTGTTCGGTGGTAAGAAACGCTCGATCGTCTCTAGACGTGGTGCGAGTTCGTCTTCATCCAGTTCGAGATCATCGAGTTCGAGTTCTTCTAGCGGCTTTTTCTTCGCTTTCATGATCCCCGGAAGACTTGGGTAACGTGGTTCGTTCAACCCTTGTTGCGCAGTGACGAGTAACGGAAGTGTTGTTTCGATCGTCTCCGTATCCCCTTCAGCGTCGCGTGTCACGACAGCTTTCGTACCGTCGAGCTCTAGTTTCGTGATCGTCGTCACGTAAGGGATATCGAGTAATTCTGCGACGCGCGGTGCCACTTGACCACTTCCGCCATCGACTGCGACGTTTCCGGCGATGACGAGATCAACCGTCTGTTCCTTCAAATAACCAGCGAGCACTTCAGAAATCGTGAAATGGTCTGCCTCTTCGATATCATCTTCAATCGAGATGCGAACTGCTTGATCCGCTCCCATTGCGAGTGCTGTTCGTAATTCCTTGTCCGCATCTTCCGGTCCGACCGTCACGACCGTCACCGTTCCCCCTTGTGCATCACGGACACGAATCGCTTCTTCCACCGCATACTCATCGTACGGGTTAATGATGAACTCAGCGCCATCCTCATCGATTTGGCCATTCTCGAGTTGGATTGCTTCTTCCGTATCAAACGTGCGTTTCAACAGTACATAGATTTCCATCTCATGCTCCCCCTTGTCGTCTATTCACCATCATTCTTTGTATCCGCTTACATGATTGTTGTCATGAAAAGGGCTTAACTCAGCCCTTTGATCAACATCCGATGAATCCCGTCACGTGTCTCAAGCAACTCATATTTGAACCCACTTGCCATCCAGCTCGTCACGACCTCATCGATCGTTCCGAAAATCATCTGACGTGCTAATCGATAATCGAGTTCGTTTGAAAACTCACCTGTCGTCATCCCGTGCTTGACGACTCGGTCAATCAGATGCAAGTACGGTTTCAAGACGGCAGCGATGTTTTGACGCATGTCTTGGTTCGATTGACGCAATTCGATCTGCGTGACGACCGCTAAATCATAGTCGACGGATAATTGCTCGAGGTGCGCCTCGATCAATGCTGCCAATTGTTCCGTTGCTGACGTATGGCTCGCGATTTGTCCTTCGGAATATTCGATAAAGCTTCCCATTTTCGCTTGGAAGAGCGAAATCAAGAGATGTTCTTTATTCTTGAAGTACAGATAAATCGTTCCATCCGCAACCCCGGCTTCCTTTGCAATGGCAGTCACTTTCGCTCCATGGTAGCCGTTCTTAGCGATGACTTTTACGGCGGCATCAATGATGCGGTCACTCTTTGACATTGTTCGTTTCATTCCACTATCTCCTAACGCATAAAATGAATGATGGTTCATTCATATTTATTCTATCATGCCATTTTATCCTGTCAACTGCTTTCTTCGAGTTGTTTGGCACGTTCTTCTTCAACGAGAACACGGCGGAGAATCTTACCCACGAACGTCTTCGGTAGCTCTTGCCGGAATTCATACTGCTTCGGCACTTTAAACGATGCTAATTGTTTACGACAGAATTGATCGAGCTCTTCTTCCGTGACCGTCATCTCATCCTTGACGACGATGAACGCTTTGACGGTCTCTCCGCGGTAGACATCTGGAACACCGATGACGACCGCTTCTTTGACGGCAGGGTGTTCATATAGGATTTCTTCGACTTCACGTGGATAAATGTTGAATCCAGAAGCAATGATTAAATCTTTTTTCCGATCGACGATTCGGAAATAATGATCCTCACCGATATATCCAAGGTCTCCCGTATGCAACCAACCGTTTCTCAGAACAGCTTGCGTATCTTCTGGTCGTTTCCAGTATCCTTTCATGACTTGCGGACCTGTGACGATGATCTCACCAATCTCACCTGGAGCAGCTGGTGTCTCTCCGTCTGCTTGGACGATTTTTGCTTGCGTATCGGGTACCGGAATACCGACCGTTCCAGGAATCCGACGATCCCAGATACAGTTCGTATGTGTCACCGGACTCGTTTCAGATAGACCGTATCCTTCAACGATCCGTCCGCCTGTCAGTGCTTCGAATTTTTCCTGCACTTCGACTGGTAGTGGAGCTGAACCAGAAATACAGGCTTCAATCGAAGAGAGATCATACTTCTTCAGCTTCGGATGATTCAATAGACCGACATACATCGTCGGAGCACCTGGGAACAGATTCGGTTTTTCCTTATGAATCGTCTTGAGTACCTGTTCGATATCGAATTTTGGAACGATGATTTGTTCATAGGCATTAAATATGCCGAAATTGAGGTTACACGTCATGCCATAGACATGGAAATAAGGAACGACTGCTAACAGCTTCCGTCCATCTCCTCGACTATATTTATAGAACCAGTTGTCGATCTGTTCGACGTTTGCACTCAAATTGAAGTGTGTCAACATGACACCTTTGGGTGCGCCTGTCGTTCCACCCGTATATTGAAGAACCGCGACGTCCTCCTTCGGTTGAATCGCGACTGGTGTAATCGGCTCATACCCCCGCAAAGATAAAAACGGAATCGAACCTGTCGTATCAATGATGATGTTGTTATCTTTCCGTGCTTTAATCGGATAGAGTTTATTTTTAGGGAAGGGAAGGTAATCCGCGATACTTGTCGTCACGACCGTCTTAAGTGTCGTCGACGCTTTGACACGAGATGCTTTCGGATAGAGTAGATCGAGCGTTACAAGCATATGCGCACCTGAATCAACGAGAATCTGTTCCAGTTCACGGTCTGTATAGAGTGGGTTCACTTGGACGACGATGCCACCTGCATAGAGAACCGCATAATAACTGATCATATACTGGGGACAGTTTGGTAACATCAGTCCGACGCGATCCCCTTTTTTTAGTCCGTGCTCTTGCAATAGGCTCCCAAGTGCGCGGGCCTCGTCACGTACTTCACGAAACGTCATACGTTTTCCTAAGAAACTCAAGGCACGTTGTTCTGGAAAATCAGTCGCTGCCTCATCGAGTGCCTGATAAAGAGGTAATTCTCGATAATCAATCGATGCGGGTACTTGCTCGGGATAATCAGATAACCAAACGGATTCCATACGTTTCCCTCCCTGATAATGAATTACTATTCATTTTTATTATACGTTGAATTGAATTCGACATGCCAGTAAAATCCAAAAAAAGAAATCGAATCTGCTTGTTTTTTCTCGATTCCTTCATCCGAGATCATCATACAAAAAAGCAGCACCTCCCTTTCTCGTTTCCGAAAAAGAAGCAGCACTGCTTTTTAATAGACATCACCGGGATGGATACGTGAATCCTTCTCCAATGACTTCGCGCACTTTATGAATGACGACGAAGGCGCGGGGATCCGCTGCTTCGACGATCTGTTTCAACGGTGCCAGTTGTCGTTTATCGACGATCATATATAACATATCATTCTTTTGTTTCGTGAAATGACCGTGACTGTGAATGACCGTTGCACTACGACCGAGCGTCTCTGTCAAGATCGTCGCGATTTCCTCTTGGCGATGACTGATGATCGTGACCGCTTCGCGGACATTCAATCCTTCGCTGACGAGATCAATCAAATACGAGCCGATGATGATCGCAATCAACGTGTATAGCATCGTCTCTTCTCCGAACAGAAATCCTGATGCACCGACGACCGCGACATCGATAATGAACATCGAGACCGCGATACTGAGATTCAAGTACTTATTCATCAGTCGAGCGATGATGACTCCGCCGCCCGTCGTTCCTCCAGCACGAATGACAAGTCCGATTCCGACGCCAATCAGAATTCCCGCATAGACCGTACCGATTAAACGGCTATCCGATGATGTCGCTAGATTTGCTGTCGAAGAGAGGACAAATGATGTGACGGCGACCGAGATGACGGAGTAAAGCATCGTCTTCCGGCTGAGGAATCGATAACCGACGACGAACAGCAAAGCGTTCGCAATCAAGGAAACAAGTCCCGTATCCCAGCCATAAAGATAGTAGAAGATGACCGTGATCCCGATCAATCCACCTTCGGATAAATCGTTCGGAATCGTAAAGTAGTTGATTCCAAAGGCGAGAATCGCCGACCCGATGATGACCCAGAAGATGTCCTTCCAAGAAATCAATTGCATCGCCTCAAAAGCACGGCGTCTCGTTTCTGTCGTTGTTGATGTTTTTCGTACGTTCATATGCGTTCCTCCTTTTTTGATTAGGCGTGGCTTCCAATAAAAATTCCGTACTGAAACGATGTCAGTACGGAATGATCACACGGTAAGACCGGTTCTTTTAATTAAATACAATCCAAAGGATACCGACGACCAAAAAGGCGATCGAAACCCCGAACATGATTTTCGCTAAACGTTCTAACACGGATTCACCCCACTAACGCTGATCCGATGACGTAGGACATGCCGATCGATAAGGCACATGAAATAATGCCGACAGCAATGTTGCCGTTCTCGATTTCACGGTCTACCGGCAAATTCGGTGTCAGGAATTCAAAGATCCAGTATGTCGATATCAACAGTAAGAAGCCAAAAGCACTTTCAAGAAATATCGACCCGACCCGTTCTTCCCCTTGAACAGCGAAATGAACGATATTGGCGAGTCCGATGATTTTTCCACCTGTTGCTAACGCAACGGCGATGTTGCCACTCTTGATATGTTCCCAGTTTTTATACCGGGTTGTCAACTCAAAAAGTGCAAGTCCTAAAATGATCAGTAATCCCGCGACCGAATAGAGCGCTGTCGTATAGACATAGACGTTCTCAAAAATGTTCATCCTACTTTCCTCATTTCAGTTCGATGATCGTCACACCGTGTCCGCCTTCACCTTGACCACCTAAACGGTGACCTTTGACGTGACGATGACCTTTCAAGAATTCTTGGACACCTTGACGCATCGCTCCCGTACCCAAACCATGAATGACACGAATATGGTCGTAGTTCGATAACAAAGCTTGGTCCATGAAGCGTTCGAGCTTCGATAATCCTTCTTCAACACGGACACCACGTAAATCCAGTTCAGCTGAAGGCGCCGATTGTTTCGTCACACTCGTACCA encodes the following:
- a CDS encoding YitT family protein, translating into MNVRKTSTTTETRRRAFEAMQLISWKDIFWVIIGSAILAFGINYFTIPNDLSEGGLIGITVIFYYLYGWDTGLVSLIANALLFVVGYRFLSRKTMLYSVISVAVTSFVLSSTANLATSSDSRLIGTVYAGILIGVGIGLVIRAGGTTGGGVIIARLMNKYLNLSIAVSMFIIDVAVVGASGFLFGEETMLYTLIAIIIGSYLIDLVSEGLNVREAVTIISHRQEEIATILTETLGRSATVIHSHGHFTKQKNDMLYMIVDKRQLAPLKQIVEAADPRAFVVIHKVREVIGEGFTYPSR
- a CDS encoding DUF350 domain-containing protein; translated protein: MNIFENVYVYTTALYSVAGLLIILGLALFELTTRYKNWEHIKSGNIAVALATGGKIIGLANIVHFAVQGEERVGSIFLESAFGFLLLISTYWIFEFLTPNLPVDREIENGNIAVGIISCALSIGMSYVIGSALVG
- a CDS encoding AMP-binding protein: MESVWLSDYPEQVPASIDYRELPLYQALDEAATDFPEQRALSFLGKRMTFREVRDEARALGSLLQEHGLKKGDRVGLMLPNCPQYMISYYAVLYAGGIVVQVNPLYTDRELEQILVDSGAHMLVTLDLLYPKASRVKASTTLKTVVTTSIADYLPFPKNKLYPIKARKDNNIIIDTTGSIPFLSLRGYEPITPVAIQPKEDVAVLQYTGGTTGAPKGVMLTHFNLSANVEQIDNWFYKYSRGDGRKLLAVVPYFHVYGMTCNLNFGIFNAYEQIIVPKFDIEQVLKTIHKEKPNLFPGAPTMYVGLLNHPKLKKYDLSSIEACISGSAPLPVEVQEKFEALTGGRIVEGYGLSETSPVTHTNCIWDRRIPGTVGIPVPDTQAKIVQADGETPAAPGEIGEIIVTGPQVMKGYWKRPEDTQAVLRNGWLHTGDLGYIGEDHYFRIVDRKKDLIIASGFNIYPREVEEILYEHPAVKEAVVIGVPDVYRGETVKAFIVVKDEMTVTEEELDQFCRKQLASFKVPKQYEFRQELPKTFVGKILRRVLVEEERAKQLEESS